The Martelella sp. AD-3 genome includes a region encoding these proteins:
- a CDS encoding pyridoxamine 5'-phosphate oxidase family protein, producing the protein MSKSKFWKEMDDVRAAMLGIGSARHVPMSPYPSEKEGVIWFITARGTDLVKAIEGGETESSLIVTGNGEMHARVEGQSALAEDREKLEELWDPVASSWFEGIDDPDIRLIRFSPDFAEVWATKGAIGFAIQIAKAKVTDEHPDMGDHFEVRF; encoded by the coding sequence ATGTCAAAATCCAAATTCTGGAAAGAGATGGACGATGTTCGCGCTGCAATGCTCGGCATCGGGTCTGCCCGGCATGTGCCGATGTCGCCTTATCCCAGTGAAAAGGAAGGGGTGATCTGGTTTATCACCGCGCGGGGCACCGATCTGGTGAAGGCGATCGAGGGCGGCGAGACCGAAAGCTCGCTTATCGTCACGGGCAATGGCGAGATGCACGCTCGCGTGGAAGGTCAGTCCGCCCTGGCTGAAGATCGGGAAAAGCTCGAAGAGCTCTGGGACCCGGTCGCCTCGAGCTGGTTCGAAGGCATCGACGACCCCGATATCCGGCTGATCCGTTTTTCGCCGGACTTTGCGGAAGTCTGGGCGACAAAAGGCGCGATCGGCTTCGCTATCCAGATCGCCAAGGCCAAGGTAACGGATGAACATCCCGATATGGGCGATCATTTCGAGGTCCGCTTTTAG